One Rhinolophus sinicus isolate RSC01 linkage group LG06, ASM3656204v1, whole genome shotgun sequence DNA window includes the following coding sequences:
- the FXYD2 gene encoding sodium/potassium-transporting ATPase subunit gamma isoform X8: MDRWYLGGNAKGDVDPFYYDYETVRNGGLIFAGLAFVVGLIIILSKKLRCGGKKKHRSVSQDEL; the protein is encoded by the exons GTGGTAACGCCAAGGGGGATGTGGACCCATTCTACTATG ACTATGAGACTGTCCGCAATGGGGGCCTGATCTTCGCTGGCTTGGCCTTCGTCGTGGGGCTCATCATCATCCTCA GCAAAAAACTTCGCTGTGGGGGCAAGAAGAAGCATCG GTCAGTCAGTCAAGATGAGCTATGA